One region of Turicibacter bilis genomic DNA includes:
- a CDS encoding IS1182 family transposase, whose amino-acid sequence MLKKENIPQDYTTYSAGYQLSLTMDIQVYIAPHDPVRLLNQLLEGLDDKKLLSTYSDKGRNSVVPPVIMFKILVYAYMNRAFSSREIQRLCQRDIHFIWLLNGYPAPSHHTINRFRKHHLSDGVMEDLFDQWIERLHALDEIHFKNLFIDGTKIEANANRYSFVWLKSVTKNESKLHTKIEKLLQQINEMYLTTYQFNSNQPLDVLESCLMNLKQRVIEQSIEFVSGKGKRKTVLQRQVEALEDYIEKQNMYLTYQERIGEHRSSCSKTDVDATFMRMKDDHMKNGQLKPGYNVQIGVEAEYIVHVGIFSSANDVTTLIPFLTSMESRLSNTFERVIADAGYESEENYAYLKENHQKVFIKPLNYEASKTRKYKAQLGKRENMAYDELTDTYTCANGRVLKPIEVKSRESRTGYRKEVTIYECETCQDCPLRSKCTKAKEGNHKRIEVSKKMLSLRTESLENIQSEEGIILRKNRSIQVEGAFGVLKQDYGFRKFLTRGKVHVTVEMLLLCFGYNVQKLHNKIQNNRCGQQLHTQKVA is encoded by the coding sequence ATGCTAAAAAAAGAAAATATACCTCAAGATTATACAACTTATTCAGCTGGATATCAACTCTCTTTAACGATGGATATTCAAGTTTATATTGCACCTCATGACCCTGTACGTTTGCTTAATCAATTATTGGAGGGATTAGATGATAAAAAATTATTAAGCACTTACTCTGATAAAGGGAGAAATTCTGTCGTACCACCGGTTATTATGTTTAAGATTTTAGTTTACGCGTATATGAATCGCGCTTTCTCTTCGCGAGAAATTCAGCGACTTTGTCAACGGGATATTCATTTTATCTGGTTGTTAAACGGTTATCCCGCGCCTAGCCATCATACGATTAATCGATTTAGAAAACATCATTTAAGCGATGGTGTCATGGAAGATTTATTTGATCAATGGATTGAGCGTCTTCACGCCTTAGATGAAATTCATTTTAAAAACCTATTTATTGATGGAACAAAAATTGAAGCGAATGCCAATCGTTATTCCTTTGTTTGGTTAAAATCAGTCACTAAAAATGAATCTAAACTTCATACAAAAATTGAAAAACTGCTTCAACAAATCAACGAAATGTATCTAACAACGTATCAGTTCAATTCGAATCAACCCTTAGATGTTTTAGAATCTTGTTTAATGAATTTGAAACAACGAGTGATTGAACAATCCATTGAATTTGTTTCTGGAAAAGGAAAGAGAAAAACCGTTCTCCAACGTCAAGTGGAAGCACTCGAGGATTATATTGAAAAACAGAACATGTATTTGACGTATCAAGAAAGGATTGGCGAGCATCGTTCAAGTTGTTCAAAAACGGATGTTGATGCCACTTTTATGAGAATGAAAGACGATCACATGAAAAATGGTCAATTAAAACCAGGATATAATGTCCAAATTGGCGTTGAAGCGGAGTATATTGTGCATGTTGGAATCTTTAGTTCGGCCAATGATGTCACGACTTTGATTCCCTTTCTGACATCCATGGAATCTCGATTATCTAACACATTTGAACGGGTGATCGCAGATGCAGGTTATGAAAGTGAAGAAAATTATGCTTATTTGAAGGAGAACCATCAAAAAGTTTTCATTAAGCCTCTCAACTATGAAGCCTCAAAAACAAGAAAATATAAAGCTCAACTGGGGAAACGAGAAAACATGGCATATGATGAACTCACAGATACCTATACGTGTGCCAATGGAAGAGTGTTAAAACCGATCGAAGTTAAAAGTCGAGAAAGTCGGACGGGATATCGAAAAGAAGTCACGATTTATGAATGTGAAACTTGCCAAGATTGTCCCTTGCGTTCCAAATGTACAAAAGCGAAAGAAGGAAACCATAAACGAATAGAAGTGTCTAAAAAAATGCTTTCGCTAAGAACAGAGTCACTTGAAAATATCCAAAGTGAAGAAGGGATTATTTTAAGAAAGAATCGCTCCATTCAAGTTGAAGGTGCTTTTGGCGTGTTAAAACAAGATTACGGCTTCAGAAAATTTTTAACCCGCGGAAAAGTTCATGTCACAGTAGAAATGTTGCTTCTATGTTTTGGATATAATGTACAAAAATTACATAACAAAATCCAAAACAATCGTTGCGGGCAACAACTCCATACACAAAAAGTGGCTTAA
- the ahpC gene encoding alkyl hydroperoxide reductase subunit C — MSLINTQVKEFAVQAYHNGEFKEVTSESIKGKWSVFFFYPADFTFVCPTELGDLADNYAKFQEMGCEVYSVSTDTHFVHKAWADASETIGKIKYPMLADPTGTLTRNFEVMIEEEGLALRGSFVVNPEGVIKAYEIHDNGIGRNAEELLRKVQAAQFVAEHGDQVCPAKWQPGAETLTPSLDLVGKL, encoded by the coding sequence ATGTCTTTAATTAACACTCAAGTTAAAGAATTCGCTGTACAAGCGTACCACAATGGAGAATTCAAAGAAGTTACTTCTGAATCAATCAAAGGAAAATGGTCTGTATTTTTCTTCTATCCAGCAGATTTCACATTTGTTTGCCCAACTGAATTAGGTGACTTAGCAGATAACTACGCTAAATTCCAAGAAATGGGATGTGAAGTATACTCAGTATCTACAGATACTCACTTCGTACACAAAGCATGGGCTGATGCTTCTGAAACAATCGGAAAAATCAAATACCCAATGTTAGCTGACCCAACTGGTACTTTAACTCGTAACTTCGAAGTTATGATTGAAGAAGAAGGTTTAGCATTACGTGGAAGTTTTGTTGTAAATCCAGAAGGTGTTATTAAAGCATATGAAATCCATGATAATGGAATCGGACGTAATGCTGAGGAATTATTACGTAAAGTTCAAGCTGCACAATTCGTTGCTGAGCACGGAGATCAAGTGTGTCCAGCTAAATGGCAACCAGGTGCTGAAACTTTAACACCAAGCTTAGACTTAGTAGGGAAATTATAA
- a CDS encoding transposase family protein, with the protein MSHTHCISTLLDLKDKTITFPEDWMKEVMINVVRSKLISGILSFQPTHCYQCGHIFDSNIIKHGFKTSRIKMMKLSGFDTYLDLKKQRYKCRHCDRTFTLKTSLVESNCYLSNPLKQAIFLEASHKKSESDIARELNVSHSTVNCL; encoded by the coding sequence ATGTCTCATACTCATTGTATCTCAACTTTACTTGATTTAAAAGATAAAACAATCACTTTTCCAGAAGATTGGATGAAAGAAGTGATGATTAACGTGGTTCGTTCAAAACTTATCTCAGGAATCTTGTCTTTTCAGCCTACCCATTGTTATCAGTGTGGCCATATTTTTGATTCAAACATTATTAAACACGGCTTCAAAACCTCTCGTATTAAGATGATGAAACTCTCTGGCTTTGATACCTATCTCGATTTAAAAAAGCAACGCTATAAATGCCGTCATTGTGATCGTACCTTTACGCTTAAAACCTCTCTCGTAGAATCTAATTGTTACCTTTCTAATCCCCTTAAACAAGCCATTTTCCTAGAGGCTAGCCATAAAAAATCCGAGTCAGATATTGCCCGTGAACTCAACGTATCCCATTCAACGGTCAATTGTTTATAG
- the istA gene encoding IS21 family transposase, with protein sequence MEEIGVLTLEKKEKMIRLYLKGLSYTDIAKEIGMTRQTVSKYIKQYEKDQQELELATTAEEKEQIIIRSSAKPKYDSSKRQRIKLTPDVESMIDSCLEENKQKIQQGKRKLIMKNTDIYEWLISKNIDISYRSVCAYVSKQAQRSKEAFIRQVYEPGQVAEFDWGDVTLYIEELGAERRFKIGVFDLKYSDKRFAYLYSHENTEAFLDIHTRFFEEIKGVPTEIVYDNARVQVKHLAGREKQPTEVVKKLMNYYGYIPRYTNPYSGHEKGHVERSVELIRRKAYSKSHHFKTIADAVTALLEATHRENQKIKQRTNQSAETVFAQEQKNLLPYRLPLDTYLTSTYKVNKYSFIHVDSNFYSVPDYLVGKEVTVRKNINQIKVYFDDRFLFKANRLIGRHQYHIDIHHYLATLKKKPGAIAHSLALKQATPWLQNIFQTYYNTNPRDFIYLLTIIEQNSLETVQFAIESLKRQGLPIQNHHIINYLLNLNPSQFNTKDLIEAPIEQACYHQLSEISSMYSQGENSWIN encoded by the coding sequence ATGGAGGAGATAGGAGTGCTAACTTTGGAGAAGAAAGAAAAAATGATTCGTTTATATCTAAAAGGTCTATCTTATACCGACATTGCTAAAGAGATAGGAATGACTCGACAAACGGTTAGTAAATATATTAAGCAATATGAGAAGGATCAACAAGAATTAGAATTAGCTACGACCGCTGAAGAAAAAGAACAGATTATTATCCGTTCATCTGCTAAGCCTAAGTACGATAGTAGTAAACGTCAACGTATTAAATTAACACCTGATGTTGAGTCAATGATTGATTCTTGCTTAGAAGAAAATAAACAAAAGATTCAACAGGGGAAACGGAAACTCATCATGAAAAATACAGATATTTATGAATGGCTGATTTCGAAAAATATTGATATTAGCTATCGTTCAGTTTGTGCTTATGTTTCTAAACAAGCCCAACGTTCAAAAGAGGCATTTATTAGGCAAGTTTATGAGCCTGGACAAGTGGCTGAATTTGATTGGGGAGATGTTACTCTTTATATTGAGGAATTGGGTGCTGAGCGACGATTTAAAATTGGAGTGTTTGACTTAAAATATAGTGATAAGAGATTTGCTTACCTTTATTCACATGAAAATACGGAAGCTTTTCTTGATATTCACACTCGCTTCTTTGAAGAAATCAAAGGGGTTCCGACTGAAATCGTCTATGACAATGCACGTGTTCAAGTGAAACATCTAGCTGGTAGAGAAAAACAACCCACTGAGGTGGTTAAAAAATTAATGAATTATTACGGTTATATTCCCCGATACACCAATCCTTACAGTGGTCATGAAAAAGGTCATGTGGAGCGTTCTGTTGAATTAATTCGACGAAAAGCTTATAGTAAGTCTCACCATTTCAAAACAATTGCAGATGCTGTTACTGCACTTTTAGAAGCAACTCACCGTGAAAATCAAAAAATAAAACAACGAACGAACCAATCTGCAGAAACTGTATTTGCACAAGAACAGAAGAATTTACTTCCATATAGGTTACCCTTGGATACTTATTTAACCTCTACCTATAAAGTGAATAAATATAGTTTTATTCATGTCGATTCCAATTTTTATTCTGTTCCGGATTACTTAGTAGGAAAAGAGGTGACTGTCCGTAAAAACATTAACCAGATTAAAGTTTATTTCGATGATCGATTTTTATTTAAGGCTAACCGATTAATCGGACGTCACCAATATCATATAGATATTCATCACTATTTAGCGACATTAAAAAAGAAGCCCGGGGCAATTGCGCATAGCTTGGCTCTCAAACAAGCTACTCCCTGGCTTCAAAACATATTCCAAACTTATTATAACACAAATCCACGAGACTTTATCTATCTATTAACAATAATTGAGCAGAACTCTCTTGAAACGGTTCAGTTTGCGATTGAATCTTTAAAACGACAAGGGTTACCGATTCAAAATCATCACATCATCAATTACTTATTGAATTTAAACCCTAGTCAGTTCAATACCAAAGATTTAATTGAAGCCCCTATTGAACAAGCTTGTTATCATCAATTATCTGAAATTAGTTCAATGTATAGTCAAGGAGAAAACTCATGGATCAATTAA
- the istB gene encoding IS21-like element helper ATPase IstB — translation MDQLIKTYTKHLRLPYIHQNLSFHLEQARLENQSYEEFLLNLFQYEVELRQQNGVNTRIRAAKFPYLKHLEELEVAALPLEAQKHYQTLKSLEFIEKKQNVILAGNPGTGKSHTVIGLGIKACQAGYHVYFAHVPTLIIELKEAKNERVLQRLKKKFDKYHLVILDELGYISFDKEGAELLFNFISTRCEKASTMFTTNLPFSRWNEIFHDPIITAAMVDRITHQSYVINMNGTSYRLQQSKKFLENHES, via the coding sequence ATGGATCAATTAATTAAAACTTACACCAAACATTTACGCTTACCTTATATTCATCAAAATTTGTCTTTTCATTTAGAACAAGCTCGGTTAGAAAATCAATCCTATGAAGAGTTCTTACTGAATCTTTTTCAATATGAGGTTGAACTTAGACAACAGAATGGGGTTAATACGCGTATAAGAGCTGCTAAATTTCCATATCTAAAACATTTAGAGGAATTAGAGGTCGCTGCTTTACCATTAGAGGCTCAAAAACATTATCAAACATTAAAAAGCTTAGAATTTATTGAAAAGAAACAAAATGTCATACTAGCAGGTAACCCTGGAACTGGTAAAAGTCATACGGTCATTGGACTTGGAATTAAAGCCTGTCAAGCTGGATATCATGTGTATTTTGCGCATGTTCCGACTTTAATTATTGAGTTAAAAGAAGCAAAAAATGAACGTGTCCTACAACGTTTAAAAAAGAAGTTTGATAAATATCATCTCGTTATTTTAGATGAGCTTGGTTATATCTCGTTTGATAAAGAAGGCGCAGAGCTGCTCTTTAACTTTATCTCTACTCGATGTGAAAAAGCATCAACAATGTTTACGACTAACTTGCCCTTTTCAAGATGGAATGAAATCTTCCATGATCCGATTATCACAGCGGCCATGGTTGATCGCATTACCCATCAATCTTATGTGATTAACATGAATGGAACAAGCTATCGTCTACAACAATCAAAAAAATTCTTAGAAAATCATGAAAGTTAA
- a CDS encoding ISL3 family transposase, protein MHTSYEEQPLHFNSLPKVLCFDEFKSVKSAEGAMSFIFCDASNGKLIDIVEDRRLSTLKPYFMRFSKEAREGVTHVVIDMYAPYMTLIKEVFPNAKIVLDKFHVVQLLSRALNKTRIRFMNQNKEFYNKFKHYWRLLLKAQEDIHSTHYFYSNCFKKQISQQEIIDFLLALDPELKATYDFYQTIKQAIKLRNFDAFHHAIQNPSDLLSPEMKTALKTLTNYQDYIKNTIETSYTNGVLEGINNKIKVIKRMAFGYRSFYHFKARILIIHKYTFEQKNKRNQTAQ, encoded by the coding sequence ATTCATACATCGTACGAGGAACAACCCCTTCATTTTAACTCTCTTCCAAAGGTGCTTTGTTTTGATGAGTTTAAGTCGGTCAAATCAGCGGAAGGGGCTATGTCATTCATTTTTTGTGATGCTTCTAATGGGAAGTTAATTGATATCGTTGAAGACCGTCGTCTAAGCACTTTAAAACCTTATTTCATGCGATTTTCTAAGGAGGCCCGTGAAGGTGTAACTCACGTTGTTATTGATATGTATGCTCCGTATATGACACTCATTAAAGAGGTGTTTCCCAACGCTAAGATTGTTTTAGATAAGTTTCATGTTGTTCAACTTTTATCTCGCGCCCTTAATAAAACTCGTATTCGTTTCATGAACCAAAACAAAGAGTTCTACAACAAATTCAAACATTACTGGCGCCTCTTATTAAAAGCCCAAGAGGATATCCATTCTACCCACTACTTCTATTCTAACTGTTTCAAAAAGCAGATTTCTCAACAAGAAATCATCGACTTTTTACTCGCTTTAGATCCGGAATTAAAAGCCACTTATGACTTCTATCAAACCATCAAACAGGCCATCAAACTTCGCAACTTTGATGCTTTTCATCATGCCATTCAAAACCCCTCTGACTTACTTTCACCTGAAATGAAAACAGCTTTAAAAACATTAACTAACTACCAAGATTATATCAAAAATACGATTGAAACATCTTATACCAATGGAGTGCTTGAAGGGATTAATAACAAGATTAAAGTGATTAAACGCATGGCCTTTGGATACCGTAGTTTCTATCATTTCAAAGCTAGAATTTTGATTATCCATAAGTACACCTTTGAACAAAAAAATAAAAGGAATCAAACTGCTCAATGA
- the rpsI gene encoding 30S ribosomal protein S9 — MTVQYLGTGRRKSSVARVRLVPGTGKVIINGREFEDYIPSAATRLDIMQPLTLTETTNQYDVLVNVNGGGLTGQAGAIRLGISRALLQVDAEYRGTLKPIGLLTRDSRAKERKKYGLKAARRAPQFSKR; from the coding sequence ATGACAGTACAATACTTAGGAACTGGTCGTCGTAAAAGCTCAGTTGCACGTGTACGTTTAGTACCTGGAACTGGAAAAGTAATTATCAACGGTCGCGAATTTGAAGATTATATTCCTTCTGCAGCAACTCGTTTAGATATCATGCAACCATTAACATTAACTGAAACAACTAACCAATATGATGTATTAGTAAATGTTAACGGTGGAGGATTAACTGGACAAGCTGGAGCTATCCGTTTAGGGATTTCTCGTGCATTATTACAAGTTGATGCTGAATACCGTGGAACTTTAAAACCAATCGGATTATTAACTCGTGATTCACGTGCTAAAGAACGTAAAAAATACGGACTTAAAGCAGCTCGTCGTGCACCACAGTTCTCAAAACGTTAA
- the rplM gene encoding 50S ribosomal protein L13 → MRTTFMQKSHEVDRKWFVVDAADKTLGRLSTEVATLLRGKHKPTFTPHVDCGDYVIIINADKITLTGNKLENKLYYRHSGYQGGLTVRTAKQMRENTPERMLELSVKGMLPKGRLGRAMGKKLFVYAGSEHPHAAQKPEVYELRG, encoded by the coding sequence ATGCGTACAACATTTATGCAAAAATCTCATGAAGTAGATCGTAAATGGTTCGTTGTTGACGCTGCAGATAAAACTTTAGGACGTTTATCTACAGAAGTTGCAACACTTTTACGTGGAAAACATAAACCAACATTCACACCACACGTAGACTGTGGAGATTACGTGATCATTATCAATGCTGATAAAATCACTTTAACTGGAAACAAATTAGAAAACAAATTATACTACCGTCACTCAGGATACCAAGGTGGATTAACAGTTCGTACAGCTAAACAAATGCGCGAAAATACACCAGAGCGTATGTTAGAGTTATCTGTAAAAGGTATGTTACCAAAAGGACGTTTAGGACGTGCAATGGGTAAAAAATTATTTGTTTATGCTGGATCTGAGCATCCACATGCAGCACAAAAACCTGAAGTTTACGAACTTCGTGGATAA
- a CDS encoding pro-sigmaK processing inhibitor BofA family protein, with amino-acid sequence MTCYKVSILYNSNMKVIGWLIKRFIIGVFALYLFNIIGVYFSASVPLNYITSFITGTLGIPGFILVYVLTKIVLI; translated from the coding sequence GTGACGTGTTATAAAGTGAGTATACTTTATAACAGTAATATGAAAGTAATAGGATGGTTAATCAAACGATTCATCATAGGAGTATTTGCACTATATCTATTTAATATAATTGGAGTTTATTTCAGTGCATCAGTTCCTCTCAATTACATTACGTCATTTATAACAGGAACATTAGGGATTCCTGGATTTATTCTTGTATATGTTTTAACTAAAATAGTGCTAATTTAA
- the recR gene encoding recombination mediator RecR, with protein MQYPQPITKLIESFSKLPGIGNKTAERLAFHVISSMKEDDATTFAKALIDSKRQLFKCPICGHITDTDPCMICADSHRDRSVIAVVQDPKDVIAIERMRGFKGLYHVLNGVLSPLDGMGPEDIGIPALIERLKDENVKELILALSATLEGDATSQYIAKLLKNTDVKVTRIARGLEMGRSIEYADEVTLIRALEGRRELF; from the coding sequence ATGCAATATCCTCAACCCATTACAAAATTAATCGAAAGCTTTAGTAAGCTACCGGGAATCGGAAATAAAACAGCTGAACGATTAGCTTTTCATGTGATTAGTTCAATGAAGGAAGATGACGCTACTACATTTGCTAAAGCATTAATTGATAGTAAACGTCAACTATTCAAATGCCCGATTTGTGGTCATATCACCGATACAGATCCTTGTATGATTTGTGCAGATTCACATCGAGACCGATCAGTTATTGCAGTTGTACAAGACCCTAAAGACGTCATTGCTATTGAACGTATGCGTGGTTTTAAAGGATTATATCACGTGTTAAATGGAGTTCTATCGCCATTAGATGGAATGGGACCTGAAGACATTGGAATTCCTGCATTAATTGAACGACTAAAAGACGAAAATGTAAAAGAATTAATTCTAGCATTAAGCGCCACACTTGAAGGAGATGCCACATCTCAATACATTGCAAAATTATTAAAAAACACAGATGTGAAAGTCACTCGTATCGCACGTGGACTAGAAATGGGACGCTCAATCGAGTATGCTGATGAAGTCACATTAATTCGCGCTCTAGAAGGACGCAGAGAGCTATTCTAA
- a CDS encoding YbaB/EbfC family nucleoid-associated protein, whose product MNPMMMKKIQKMQRDMVKAQQEIEQSVFTGSAAGGMVTVEATGTKQINKITINPSVVDPEDVEMLEDVILLALNDALRQVDEKTESTMGQFTKGMNIPGLF is encoded by the coding sequence ATGAACCCAATGATGATGAAAAAAATTCAAAAAATGCAACGTGATATGGTGAAAGCACAACAAGAAATTGAACAATCAGTATTCACAGGAAGTGCAGCTGGTGGAATGGTAACAGTTGAAGCAACAGGAACAAAACAAATTAACAAAATTACTATTAATCCATCTGTTGTTGATCCAGAAGATGTAGAAATGTTAGAAGACGTAATCTTATTAGCATTAAACGATGCATTACGCCAAGTTGATGAAAAAACTGAATCAACAATGGGTCAATTCACAAAAGGGATGAACATCCCAGGATTATTCTAA
- the dnaX gene encoding DNA polymerase III subunit gamma/tau — MSYHALYRAHRPQKFSDVVGQKHIVRTVQNALKHERLSHAYLFCGPRGTGKTSIAKIIAKAVNCINYPTAEPCNECVNCTTITNGSNADVFEIDAASNNGVDEIREIRDKVKYAPTMGRYKVYIIDEVHMLSTGAFNALLKTLEEPPKHVIFILATTEPHKIPPTIISRCQRFDFKQISTKEIYEHLVEIIKQQDLAYEEEAVQLVSELAEGGMRDALSLLDQVISYSDDKITLDDVHALSGTIANHQLLQIIKAIEELNFSHVIDLIKDMTENGKEPSRIIDGLITVYRDLLVYQKSQISVSNLLTNNPMFTELVENLNSNDIVTYLFKLNKLQSELRYSNHPELMLEVGLLSLSDTNDQSDNNKDYQTEINDLKQEITLLKRLVKKIEHTGPVKAEPSINKSDSQFKMNLFNEPEVVELKLPKEPEPIILPEHVTPEMLTIEQILSKATKEARDHVLQKWAQLNPILMPDYKEVIVLLQDGNVVAASDEGFILTYKHEPGCKRLLREDNRKIAEQIVAYLFGSPYPFNVMPEAFWLEQRQSYIEQKKNGVEPRLKQYSQDIKNVINYNEESQTKDNGFVEDIVKMFGADLVNIIDE, encoded by the coding sequence ATGTCTTATCATGCATTATACCGCGCTCATCGTCCTCAAAAGTTCAGTGACGTCGTAGGACAAAAACACATCGTAAGAACCGTTCAAAATGCCTTAAAACATGAGCGTTTATCACATGCATATTTATTCTGTGGACCACGTGGGACAGGTAAAACATCAATTGCGAAAATTATTGCAAAAGCTGTTAACTGTATCAACTATCCTACGGCCGAACCGTGTAATGAATGTGTAAACTGTACAACAATCACAAACGGATCAAATGCCGACGTCTTTGAAATCGATGCGGCAAGTAACAACGGTGTCGATGAAATCCGTGAAATCCGAGACAAAGTAAAATACGCCCCAACGATGGGACGATACAAAGTATATATTATCGATGAAGTTCACATGCTATCAACAGGTGCATTTAATGCTTTATTAAAAACATTAGAAGAACCACCAAAACATGTCATCTTCATTTTAGCCACAACCGAACCACACAAAATTCCACCAACCATCATCTCGCGTTGTCAACGCTTTGACTTCAAACAAATCTCAACAAAAGAAATCTACGAACACCTAGTTGAGATTATCAAACAACAAGATTTAGCCTACGAAGAAGAAGCCGTACAACTCGTCTCAGAACTTGCGGAAGGTGGAATGCGTGACGCCCTTAGCTTACTCGATCAAGTCATCTCTTATTCAGATGATAAAATTACATTAGATGATGTGCACGCCCTAAGCGGGACCATTGCCAATCATCAACTCTTACAAATCATCAAAGCAATCGAAGAATTAAACTTCTCACACGTCATCGACTTAATTAAAGACATGACAGAGAACGGAAAAGAACCAAGTCGCATTATTGACGGATTAATCACTGTTTATCGCGACTTACTCGTGTACCAAAAATCACAAATCTCAGTTTCTAACTTACTAACGAACAATCCTATGTTTACAGAGTTAGTAGAGAATCTTAATTCAAATGATATCGTAACCTACCTATTTAAATTAAATAAACTTCAATCTGAATTAAGATACTCTAATCATCCCGAACTCATGCTAGAAGTCGGGCTGCTCAGCTTATCCGATACCAATGATCAATCAGACAACAACAAGGATTACCAAACAGAGATTAACGATCTCAAGCAAGAAATCACCCTACTAAAACGATTAGTTAAAAAAATCGAGCACACAGGACCTGTTAAAGCTGAGCCATCAATTAATAAATCAGATTCACAATTTAAAATGAACCTCTTCAATGAACCAGAAGTCGTTGAACTCAAACTACCTAAAGAACCAGAACCAATCATTCTACCAGAGCACGTCACACCAGAAATGCTAACCATTGAACAAATCCTATCTAAAGCGACAAAAGAAGCTCGCGACCACGTCTTACAAAAATGGGCACAACTCAACCCAATCCTTATGCCGGACTACAAAGAAGTCATCGTCCTACTACAAGACGGAAACGTCGTCGCCGCTTCAGATGAAGGATTTATTTTAACTTATAAACATGAACCTGGCTGCAAACGATTACTACGTGAAGATAATCGAAAAATAGCAGAACAAATTGTGGCCTATCTCTTTGGAAGTCCATATCCATTTAACGTCATGCCAGAAGCTTTCTGGTTAGAACAACGACAAAGCTATATTGAGCAAAAGAAAAATGGTGTTGAACCGCGCTTAAAACAATATAGTCAGGATATTAAAAATGTGATAAATTATAATGAGGAAAGTCAAACTAAAGATAACGGCTTTGTAGAAGACATTGTTAAAATGTTTGGAGCCGATTTAGTTAACATAATCGATGAATAG
- the phoU gene encoding phosphate signaling complex protein PhoU gives MKKTKLETDYEVLLQGIEKLSVLTIGAYENTLEALKTLDLEIALQIIKQDQDIDDLQEDITEESTIFIIRQQPVASDLRKILMVMRLATEYERIADYTKNLAEYIILIKQNESLEHYEKNVDKLVRMLEIVINMLKLVMEGLQEENKAKIKEAADMDKQVDEIYNELLASLITHIQVVDGKVFGTAYAILINKYIERAGDHVTNIAEEILYALKGRRYHLN, from the coding sequence ATGAAAAAAACAAAATTAGAAACAGATTATGAAGTCTTACTTCAAGGTATTGAAAAACTATCAGTCTTAACGATCGGAGCGTATGAAAATACGCTGGAAGCATTAAAAACACTAGACTTAGAAATTGCCTTACAAATCATTAAGCAAGATCAAGATATTGATGACCTGCAAGAAGATATCACAGAAGAATCAACAATCTTTATCATTCGTCAGCAACCGGTTGCCAGTGATTTACGCAAAATCTTAATGGTGATGCGTCTTGCGACTGAATATGAACGTATTGCTGACTACACCAAAAATCTTGCAGAATATATCATCTTAATCAAACAAAATGAATCACTTGAACACTATGAAAAGAATGTGGACAAACTGGTTCGCATGCTAGAAATTGTGATTAACATGTTAAAACTAGTGATGGAAGGTCTTCAAGAAGAAAACAAAGCTAAAATTAAAGAAGCGGCAGACATGGATAAGCAAGTCGATGAAATTTATAATGAATTATTAGCTTCATTAATTACACACATCCAAGTGGTAGATGGAAAAGTCTTCGGGACAGCATATGCTATTCTGATTAATAAGTACATTGAACGTGCAGGCGATCATGTCACAAACATTGCAGAAGAAATATTATACGCCTTAAAAGGCCGCCGCTATCACTTAAACTAA